In bacterium, one genomic interval encodes:
- a CDS encoding response regulator has translation MAISTCLDIRGACSSEKGPRLCPVPESQPDLARPRLLVAEDDPDLAQALAILLGDAYDVSIRDRGRDFAQSFEVERPDVMVVDYQLPDINGLRLVESLWRRHGRATPAIMISAYSNRREASIEAGFEAFLHKPYEAQALACAIERAIRAH, from the coding sequence GCCTGTTCTTCTGAAAAAGGCCCCCGTCTGTGCCCGGTCCCCGAAAGTCAGCCAGACCTGGCTCGCCCCAGGCTTCTGGTTGCGGAGGACGACCCCGACCTGGCTCAAGCGCTCGCGATTCTGCTGGGCGATGCCTATGACGTCTCAATCCGCGACAGAGGCCGCGACTTCGCGCAGAGCTTCGAGGTCGAGCGACCCGATGTGATGGTCGTGGACTACCAGCTCCCCGATATCAATGGACTTCGCCTGGTCGAGTCGCTCTGGCGCCGCCACGGGCGGGCAACGCCCGCGATCATGATCTCGGCGTACTCGAACCGCCGCGAAGCTTCGATCGAAGCCGGTTTCGAAGCATTCCTGCACAAGCCCTACGAGGCCCAAGCGCTCGCATGCGCAATTGAGCGGGCCATCCGCGCGCACTGA